One Carya illinoinensis cultivar Pawnee chromosome 5, C.illinoinensisPawnee_v1, whole genome shotgun sequence genomic window, taaaaatatgagtaaATTGAATAATACTACTCATCaatattattatcttttcatcatctcataatataaaattaacacTGTATGAGAAGATGACTAAAAAAgcatgaatagatttttttaatataaagtataaaattaaaattatttttagagaaattatattggttgattgtaaaatAGGATAGGAGGAGTATGTAAATGAATTTTACATAAGAGATTGGACAATCATAAGTTGAAAATAAATACTCACAGCCGGATGTTCATTCCCACGCACAGATGTGAGATAGTTTAACAAGCATTCATAGACTGACCGAGagaaatttttcatctaattttgtAGCTTTGCCTTTGTCTCCTATAATCTaattttgtattcttttttcCATGCCTCAAAACTGAGCCCCTGCTTTTCGAAGTTCATAATTGGGATTTACAACAGAAGCTGACTGTTGTAGTTTGATCTCTACTAGAGCTCTGGCATCATTGTTTAAAGTCTGAGAATATGTCATCATCGACGACAacgtcttcttcatctcttgCCAAACAAAAGAGGGGTCATCCGAAATGCTTCTGTGAGATTGAAGCCCAACTGAGATACTCAAATACGCAACATAATCCAGGACGACCCTTCTTAAGTTGTCCAAAGTACAACAAAGAGGTAACTAAATTCaaatttagttaaatttttttttgatgttCATCTAACATTTTTTGCTTCAAATGTGTATAAAATCCAAGGGATTACCATATTGTAAGTATTTCAAATGGGTAGATGGCCATGAATACCCACTGTCGGACCCAAGTGAAACTCACACTGAAATTTCCAGCAAGGAGAAGGAGCTGAAGAAAAAACTGGTCGATATTGAGAAGATCATTATTGATTTGCGGCGAAGAGTAGACGACTTCGAGTTCATACTATCCAATAGAAATGAGGAGTTACTGAAAGAGTTGGTGGCTGTTGTACGTGAAGCAGAAATAAGACGTTCACGCATATTAGTCCGTGGGTTTTGGGCTTTAGCATTTGTTCTAGCATATTACTTGGTGGTTATGTAGTAATTTCAGATTAGTGTTAGAATTTAGTTGCTGCTGTATATTAGACTGAGTACTTCATATATTAGTGAAACTTGTGAACCATGTTTGCCACTGCACCTGAAACATGGTT contains:
- the LOC122311399 gene encoding uncharacterized protein LOC122311399 — translated: MSSSTTTSSSSLAKQKRGHPKCFCEIEAQLRYSNTQHNPGRPFLSCPKYNKEGLPYCKYFKWVDGHEYPLSDPSETHTEISSKEKELKKKLVDIEKIIIDLRRRVDDFEFILSNRNEELLKELVAVVREAEIRRSRILVRGFWALAFVLAYYLVVM